From the genome of Bifidobacterium asteroides, one region includes:
- a CDS encoding MFS transporter, translating into MPRQLKAALVEAGRRVFGGYSALLQLPHTAQFAVGSVIASMPFPMVGMTITISVQHYYGSYALAGALTAIQAVALALVSPMLGKMVDKFGQRQVSIPTVLVWIVAATVLITAITAHAPTWVLYLVTPFMAAIPPWGAMSRSRWTHLLRGDHRATNQALSLSGVFDEAMWVIGNPLASILAVISGVLAFSFTGICVLVGAFMFLSCRETEPPSQTDMARAQGITRKKYRERQAQQVASLRAQEGGNSRSGAFWSAGMIAVCATWFGLGAFQSAASISIIAFATEQGMKQMTGFVFACFSFSSLVGALLYGAKNWTIPLWKRFYFCLLVVNLGIGTFMFARNLWTIMVIYLIIGVCQAPTWINGNQLMLHLVPPIRFTEGMAWLSAMNSIGSSAGSAVAGQFIDRYGSQGGFGVVTTLALASLAIAFVGFRQIRNSTEEPILTELPA; encoded by the coding sequence ATGCCAAGGCAATTGAAGGCAGCTCTGGTCGAAGCCGGCCGCAGGGTCTTCGGAGGATACTCGGCGCTCCTGCAACTGCCTCACACGGCACAGTTCGCAGTGGGGTCGGTCATTGCCTCCATGCCCTTCCCCATGGTGGGCATGACCATCACCATCTCGGTGCAGCACTACTACGGCAGTTATGCCCTGGCCGGCGCCCTGACCGCCATCCAGGCCGTGGCCCTGGCCCTAGTCAGCCCAATGCTGGGCAAGATGGTCGACAAGTTCGGCCAGCGACAGGTTTCCATCCCCACGGTTCTGGTCTGGATCGTGGCCGCCACAGTCCTGATCACAGCCATCACCGCCCATGCTCCCACCTGGGTGCTCTACCTGGTCACCCCCTTCATGGCGGCCATTCCGCCCTGGGGAGCCATGAGTCGCAGCCGGTGGACGCATCTGCTTCGTGGCGACCATCGAGCCACCAACCAGGCCCTGTCCCTGTCAGGGGTATTCGACGAGGCCATGTGGGTGATCGGCAACCCACTGGCTTCCATCCTGGCGGTCATTTCAGGCGTGTTGGCCTTCTCCTTCACTGGGATCTGCGTGCTGGTGGGAGCCTTTATGTTCCTCTCCTGCCGAGAAACCGAGCCGCCCTCACAGACGGACATGGCCCGCGCCCAAGGCATCACCCGCAAAAAGTACAGAGAACGGCAAGCTCAGCAGGTGGCTAGTCTGCGGGCCCAGGAGGGCGGAAACAGCCGCAGCGGCGCCTTCTGGAGCGCTGGCATGATCGCCGTCTGCGCCACTTGGTTCGGTCTGGGAGCTTTTCAGAGCGCAGCGTCCATCTCCATCATCGCCTTCGCCACAGAGCAAGGGATGAAGCAGATGACCGGGTTCGTTTTCGCCTGCTTCTCCTTCAGCTCCCTGGTCGGCGCCCTGCTTTACGGGGCCAAGAACTGGACTATTCCACTCTGGAAGCGTTTCTACTTCTGCCTGCTGGTGGTCAACCTGGGTATCGGAACCTTCATGTTTGCCAGGAATCTGTGGACCATCATGGTCATCTATCTGATCATCGGCGTCTGCCAGGCACCCACCTGGATCAACGGCAACCAGCTCATGCTCCACCTGGTGCCGCCCATCCGCTTCACCGAAGGCATGGCCTGGCTGAGTGCCATGAATTCGATCGGGTCCTCAGCCGGTTCGGCAGTGGCCGGGCAGTTCATCGACCGTTACGGGTCCCAGGGCGGATTCGGGGTGGTCACTACTCTAGCTCTGGCCTCGCTGGCCATCGCCTTTGTAGGCTTCCGTCAGATCCGCAACAGCACCGAGGAACCCATTCTGACCGAGCTGCCTGCCTAA